The Bicyclus anynana chromosome 3, ilBicAnyn1.1, whole genome shotgun sequence genome has a window encoding:
- the LOC112048302 gene encoding uncharacterized protein LOC112048302, translated as MGQPIRTFVGRGNTAQIRLRYVFLVAIVFGGSFLFIFINNGIDILFLNNDINSVWKTHRYEVVSPDDTFTIKTTGCTIPGLNPFSDDIKKFIDRPKNIKPCHQSNISLLDNNETHIWIIKENLQHYYVPHNSNISCCYQSFYRPLAIADISSMDVDDRVKYEACIEFSNSIEVMNEFVKVSCIYKEEILYEQFFLFTPKKPFLSFKEDFLEIPQNQTGYNVIIVGIDAISRLNFYRTMPKTLSYLKKKGAIEFYGYNKVGDNTFPNLTPILLGMKDTDLKKTCWPNMRATFDNCPFIWDSFKDVGYYTALGEDTATLGTFNFEKFGFSRTPTDYYLHTFMHEAERYTGNNRDFNSYICMGNKYFYKVLLDYIGNLAMSLKTSKLFGFFWEVTMSHDYLNYPMAMDNNYELLLRKLDYTRYLEDTILIILSDHGIRWGEIRFTKQGRLEERLPLMHILLPDSFRKDFSFAYENMKLNSHRLTTPFDVYATLVDLINVEKIKNENIKARSASSYAFDRSISLFLPIPSNRTCKTADIDDHWCTCHKGQKIAIDSAEAYEAAASLMENLNTLIHGHPQCSRLTLLELIEVTEMLAGTPYESEIGWREFLVVVRTAPGNGVFEATLRHDARDWSLAGSISRLNMYGNQGHCIHHYQLKLYCYCQNE; from the coding sequence TTGTGGGAAGAGGCAATACGGCGCAAATACGATTGCGTTATGTTTTCTTGGTTGCTATAGTATTTGGCGGCAGTTTTCTGTTTATATTTATCAACAATggaattgatattttgtttttgaacaACGATATCAACTCAGTATGGAAAACACATCGGTACGAAGTAGTGAGTCCTGACGATACTTTCACGATAAAAACCACAGGTTGCACTATCCCAGGCTTGAACCCTTTCAGTGACGACATCAAAAAGTTCATTGACCGCCCCAAAAATATCAAACCGTGCCACCAATCAAACATATCTTTACTCGACAATAACGAAACACACATatggattattaaagaaaatttacaACATTACTATGTGCCTCataattcaaatatttcatGCTGTTATCAATCGTTCTATCGACCGTTGGCTATCGCAGATATTTCCTCTATGGACGTAGACGATAGAGTCAAATATGAAGCCTGCATTGAATTTTCAAACTCCATAGAAGTGATGAACGAATTCGTGAAAGTATCTTGCATCTACAAGgaagaaatactttatgaaCAGTTTTTTCTCTTTACGCCCAAAAAACCATTTCTGTCATTCAAGGAAGACTTCTTGGAGATCCCCCAAAATCAAACAGGATATAATGTCATAATAGTGGGCATCGACGCTATCTCGAGATTGAACTTTTATAGGACGATGCCCAAAACGTTGTCTTATCTAAAGAAGAAGGGTGCTATTGAATTTTATGGCTACAACAAAGTTGGAGACAATACCTTTCCCAATCTGACTCCTATTCTCCTTGGCATGAAGGACACGGATTTGAAGAAAACATGCTGGCCGAATATGAGGGCGACATTCGACAATTGCCCTTTTATCTGGGATTCGTTCAAAGACGTCGGTTATTACACAGCACTCGGTGAAGACACGGCCACTTTGGGCACGTTCAATTTTGAGAAATTTGGCTTCAGCCGCACTCCAACGGATTACTACTTGCACACATTCATGCACGAAGCCGAGCGCTACACCGGCAACAACAGAGATTTCAACTCATACATATGCATGGGAAACAAATATTTCTACAAAGTTTTATTAGACTATATTGGAAATTTAGCGATGAGTCTCAAGACCTCCAAGTTATTTGGATTCTTTTGGGAAGTGACAATGAGTCATGATTATTTGAATTATCCGATGGCTATGGACAATAATTACGAATTGCTTTTAAGAAAACTCGATTACACGCGATACTTGGAGGatacgattttaataattttgagcGATCACGGCATACGGTGGGGTGAAATCCGATTTACCAAACAGGGTAGACTGGAAGAGCGTCTGCCGCTAATGCATATACTATTGCCAGATTCATTTCGCAAGGACTTTTCGTTTGCCTACGAAAATATGAAACTGAACAGCCATCGACTCACAACGCCGTTCGACGTGTACGCAACTCTGGTAGATCTAATAAatgtagaaaaaattaaaaatgaaaacatcAAAGCAAGATCGGCGAGCAGTTACGCTTTTGACAGGAGCATCAGTTTGTTTCTACCAATTCCAAGCAATCGCACATGTAAAACGGCGGATATCGATGATCACTGGTGCACGTGTCACAAAGGACAGAAAATAGCAATAGATAGCGCAGAGGCTTACGAGGCTGCGGCTAGTTTGATGGAGAATTTGAACACGTTGATACACGGTCACCCACAGTGTTCTCGACTCACACTTTTAGAGTTAATCGAAGTGACGGAAATGTTAGCGGGGACGCCGTATGAGAGTGAGATAGGTTGGAGGGAATTCTTGGTGGTAGTTCGGACTGCTCCTGGTAACGGAGTGTTTGAGGCGACTCTTCGGCACGACGCGCGGGACTGGTCGCTCGCCGGTTCGATCAGCCGATTAAACATGTACGGCAATCAGGGTCATTGTATTCATCACTACCAGCTCAAATTGTACTGTTATTGTCAGAACGAATGA